In Methylobacterium sp. WL1, the sequence GGCCTGCCCTTCGCGGCCCTGCGGGTGATCTGCGATCCCGCCCACCAGGCGCTCCCGGCCTTCGCGGCCCAAGCGCTCACCCCGGACGGCGAGCCCGACATCGCCGCGGTCTTTTTTGCTTTTGCCCGGGGACGGGCCAGGATTGGCGACCTGATGCGGTTGGCCCGTGATTCGAACGCGGCCTTCGCGGCCCTCAGCAAGTGCCGCACGCGGTTGGGACCGGGGCTCGGGATTCCGGTGCCGCCTCATTCGGTGTCCGACTGACAGGTCCGCGATTGCTCGGTGCTGCACCCATGCCCCGGGAGACATCCGGTGGCGCATCGAACCCGATGCCAGAACAGAAAAAGACGCCGGCTTATTCGGCCAGCGTCAGGTGGGAGGAAACACGAGGCGGCGCGGGGGAAAAATCCCCGCGCCGGGTCTGAATCGGCGTCAGCCGGCCTTCTTGCTCAGGGACACCGCCACGAAGCGGGTCTGGCCCTTGCTGCTCTTCACCCGCATCAGCACCGCCTTGCGGCCGCTCGACTCCGCCGTGCGGATCTGCGCGGCGACGTCGGAGGGGCGGGTGACGCTCTGGCCACCTACGTCCAGGATCACGTCGCCGGCCTCGATGCCCTTAGCGGCGGCCGGACCGTCGGGATCGACCTGCACCACGGCGACGCCCTGCTCGGACAGGCCGACATCGGCGGCCGGCGCGAGGTTCAGGCCGAGCCGCGGCTGGCCGTTGCCCGAATCGTCGTCGCGGGTGGCGACCTTGGTGCCGTCGGTGGGCATGGCGCCCAGCGTCACCGTCGCGGTGTCGGTCTTGCCGCCCCGGAGATAGCTCAGCTCGACCTTGGCGCCGGGCTTCATGCCGGCGATCCGGCGTGAGAGCTCCCGGGCGCTGTCCACCGTGTCGCCGTTGACCTTCTCGATCACGTCGCCGGCCTTCAGCCCGGCCTGGGCCGCCGGGGTGCCGTTCTCGGCGTGGTCCACCAGGGCGCCCTTCGCCTTGTCGAGGCCGAGGCCGTCGGCGATGTCCTGCGTCACCGGCTGGATCTGCACGCCCAGGTAGCCGCGGGCGACCTTGCCGTCGGTGCGAAGCTGATCGACCACCGCCTGCACGGTCTCGGCCGGGATCGCGAAGGCCAGGCCGACGCTGCCGCCCGACGGGGACGCGATGGCGGTGTTCACGCCGACCACCTCACCGTTGACGTTGAAGGTCGGGCCGCCGGAATTGCCCTTGTTGATCGGGGCATCGATCTGCAGGAAGTCGTCGTACGGGCCGGCGCCGATGTCGCGGCCGCGGGCCGAGACGATGCCGGCCGTGACGGTGCCGCCGAGGCCGAACGGGTTGCCGATCGCCACCACCCAGTCGCCGACCTGCGGGGCGGTCTTGCCGAACTGGACGTAGGGGAAGTTCGAGCCCTCATTGATCTTCAGGAGCGCGACATCGGTCTTGGCATCCTTGCCGATCACCTTCGCGTCGAGGGTGCGGCCGTCGTCGAGGGTCACCTGCACGGTCTTGGCGTGGTCGACCACGTGGTTGTTGGTCACCACGTAGCCGTCGGCCGAGATGATGAAGCCGGAGCCGACCGCGCCGCGGGAGCCCTGGCGCTGCTGCGGCTGGGGCTGGCCGCCCGGACCGTTCTGGCCGAAGCGACGGAAGAACTCGCGCAGCTGCGGCGGCACGTTCTGGAGGTTGCGGCCCTGGCCGGGGCCATCCTCATCCTCGCCCGGCGCCGAGTCGTCGAGCTTGACCTTCACCGAGACGACGCCCGGCTTCACCTTGTTGACGATGCCGGCGAACGAGCCGGGCGGGTGCTCCGGAGCCTCGATCGGGGTCTTGGGCAGGGCCTGGGCGTAGGCGGGGGTCACGGAGGGCAGGGTGGTGCCGAGGGCTCCGCCGGCGATCAGCGCGGCAGCAGCCACCGAGGCGAGAGCGCGGCGCGAGGTCCGGCCGGACAGCGAGCTTTGGGGACGGGTCTCGGTCATGGGAATCGCAACCTCTTGAAACGGATCGGGGCGACGCCGGGGGACGCGGCGTTCGATGCGATCGGTCTAACGGGCGGCGCCTGACCCCCGCGTGGCGGTCAAATTACGGTTTGGACATGTGCGCCGATCCGGGCCGCGGCGGCCATGGCCGGCTCTCGGACGGTAGCCTGGCGGAGCCGTGTTTGGGGGGCGGCTCGGGGCGAAATCCGCCGCGTGTGCCACGTGTCACCGCGCGCTCGGGATGTCGCGCTACAGTCCGATCGATTCCGGCAGGCGGCTACAACCTTTGGCTCTGCCGGCTGGTGTCGCGTGAGATGCGTGAGGATCGGGTGATGAAGGCGATGTTTGCTGTGGTCCTGCTGTTGGGTTCGGTAACCGCCGCTATGGCAGCCGATGGGTACTCGGATTATCGGAACTATTTCAACGAAAAGCCGGCTGTCGGCGATCGGACCAAGCTGAAGCCCGCGCGAGCGACGTCCCATTCCATGGAGGCGGTCGATACGCGGCGCTACGAGGACGGCGTTGCTGACGGAAAACTGGACAACCTTAAGGCGGGCTATCGGAACCGGGCCGGGATCTACGTGCCGCCCGACTATTCCACGCACCCGCGCGGCCCGACGGGCGACGGTTTCGGCAGCGCGAGCAGCGATTCGTATGGCAGCGTGAGCGCGCCCAACCCGTTCGCGGGTCCCCTTGGTACCCGTCGCTGAAAACGCCTCGCCGGGCTTGCCGCCCTACTGGACCGCTCGGTATGACACCCCGAGCCGTTCGCTCACCGCGGCCAGGCGTCTGTCGCGTGTCCATATTCGGGAGCCCGGCATCAGCTTCGCCGATGCCAGGAGATGTGCGTCCACATAGCCGATGCCGAGGCCGTGCAACGCGTGCTCCGCGATCAGGAGCATGACTTCATCGTGGGCCGCGACGTCGGCCGGCGGCATGTCTTCCAGGGTCGCGATGACGCGTTCGCGGTCGCGGATGCTGCCCAGCGCCAGTTCGCCGATGACGAAGGGATGAACACGCTGGCTCATGTCGGTCAGGATCGCGGTGACGGATGGATCCGTCGCCGCGAGGTGATCGATCCAGATGTTCGTATCGATGATGATCACGGTTCGGAGCGTCGGCGCGTCCCGGCCTGGGCGTTCGAATCGCTCCCCCCAAGCAGGATCATGCGCCGGGACGCCTCACGCTGGACCAGCGCGCGCAGGGCCTCACGGACGAGTTCCGACTTCTCCGTGATGCCTGTGTAGTGCTGCGCCTTAGCAAGCAAATCATCGTCTAGGTTGATCGTCGTCCGCATCACGTTCTCCCCAGCGAAGCATCGATTATGACATCATATGATGTCGTTTTCCATGCCGAACTGCGCTCGACCGCTGCTCGGTGGTTCGTTGTCGAGATGCCGCGGGTTCCCGAAGGACACGGCCGCTGGCAGTGCACGCAGTCCGTCCGAGGCTTTTGGATTGGTTTGTCCGCGAGGAGCTTTGACAATGGGATCGAGCGTTTCGGACCACACAGGCCAGGTTCGACGGCATGCGCCGATCTCTCACCAGGGTAATAGCCGCGACGGCGGCACTGAAGGATAGAACCGGGTCGCAGAGGGGCATCCTCCCTCGAGGGATTCCGAGTTTCCGCAGACGCTTCAGCTGCTACCCTGTCTTCCCCGGGGCGCCGTAGGCGAGCCCGGGATCCAGAGCCGCGGACGGCGCAAGCCACTAATCCGATAATGGTTCTGGATCCCGGGCTCCGCTTCGCGGCCCCGGGATGACGAAGCTGTTTTCAGAACGGCCTTTGCAAAGACCCATGGGTCACCGGCCAAGCGGGGCAGTGATATGCCGACCGCTGCTGCAAACACCTTGAATGGGCTCGGTGCGAACTCGCTATGAGCGAAGCGATCAGCCCCCGCTCAACCGGGCCAGCGCCTCCTCGATCTTCACCAGCCGCGCGGACTCGGCCTCCCGGCGCTCGCGGTTCTCCTCGATGATATCCTCGGGGGCGCGGGCGACGAAATCGGCGTTGCCGAGCTTGGCGTCGACCTTCTTGATCTCCCCTTGCGCCTTGCCCTGCTCCTTCTTCAGGCGCGCGACCTCGCCGGCGAGGTCGACGATGCCTTCGAGCGGCAGGGCCGCGACGCTGCCGCGCACGAGGAGCTGCACCGCGTTCTTCGGCGGCGTCTCCGAGACCGTGATCTCCGAGAGCCGGGCCAGGCGCAGCAGCGTGTCCCGCCAGGCCTCGATCCGGGTCCGCACCTCCGGGGAGGCCCCGACCATCACCAGGGGGATCTGCGCCGCGGCCGGGACGCTGGTCTCGGAGCGGGCCGAGCGCACCTGGCTGACGAGGTCGACCACGAAGCCGACTTCGGCCTCGGCGTCGGCATCCGCGAGGCCTGCGAGATCTGGCCAGGCCGCAAGTGCCAGGAGGCCGCGCTCGGGGACCGCGGCGCCCTTAATCGCCCAGAGTTCCTCCGTGAGGAACGGCATGAACGGATGGAGCAGCTTGGCGACCTGATCGATCAGGAACGCCACCGTCGCCTGGGTCTCGGCCCGGACGGCCGGATCGACGTTCTCGCCCTGCAGCACCGGCTTGGCGAGTTCGAGGTACCAATCACAGAATATATTCCAGACGAACCGGTAGGCGGCGCCGGCCGCGTCGTTGAACCGGTAGGCTTCGAGCGCCGCTGTGACCTCACCCACGGCGCGCGCGGCCTCGGTGAGCGCCCAGCGGTTGATCGCCCCGGTGATCGCCCGCGGGTCGTAGGCGGGATCGAGCTGGCAGCCGTTCAGCTCGGCGAAGCGGGCGGCGTTCCAGAGCTTGGTCGCGAAGTTGCGGTAGCCCTGGACCCGATCGGCCGAGAGCTTGATGTCGCGACCCTGGACGGCGAGCGCGCACAGGGTGAAGCGCAGGGCGTCCGCCCCGACCTGATCGATCAGCTCGAGGGGATCGACGACGTTGCCCTTCGACTTCGACATCTTCGCGCCGGAGGCGTCGCGCACCAGCGTGTGCAGGTAGACCGTCTCGAACGGCGCCCGATCGGTGAGGTGCAGGCCCATCATCATCATCCGGGCGACCCAGAAGAACAGAATGTCCTTGCCGGTCACCAGGGCGTTGGTTGGGTAATAGCGGGCGTATTCCGGGGTCGAATCCGGCCAGCCCAGGGTCGAGAACGGCCAGAGCGCGGAGGAGAACCACGTGTCGAGGACATCCGCGTCGCGGGTCAGCGCCACGGGGCCGCCGTGCTTGGCCTCGGCCAGCGCCAGGGCCTCGGCCTCGCTCTCGGCCACGAAGATCCTGCCGGCGTCATCGTACCAGACCGGGATCTGGTGGCCCCACCAGAGCTGGCGCGAGATGCACCAGGGCTCGATGTTGGTGAGCCACTGGAAGAAGGTCTTTTCGTAATTCTCCGGGACGAACTTGGTCTGGCCGTCACGCACCGCCTGGAGCGCGCGCTCGGCCAGCGGCTTGACGTTCACGTACCACTGATCGGTGAGATAGGGCTCGATCACCACGCCCGAGCGGTCGCCGTGCGGCACCGCATGGGTGTTGGGCTCGACCGCGCGCAGGCGGCCGCGCGCCTCCATCAGGGCGACGACCTCCTTGCGCGCCCGCGCCCGGTCGAGGCCGTGCAGCGCCAGGGCCTCGGGCTCGGGAGAGGTGTCGGCCAGGAACGCCGCGTTGCCGTCGAGCAGCATACGGCCCTCGGGGTCGAGGATGTTGATCACCCCGAGGTTGCAGCGCCGGCCGACGTCAAAGTCGTTGAAGTCGTGGGCTGGCGTGATCTTGACCGCGCCGGTGCCCTTCTCGGGGTCGGAATAGGTGTCGGCGACGATCGGGATCAGGCGGCCGACCAGCGGCAGGCGGACCTGCTTGCCGACCAGCGCCGTGTAGCGCGCATCCTCCGGGTGGACCGCGATCCCGGTATCGCCCAGCATCGTCTCGGGCC encodes:
- a CDS encoding Do family serine endopeptidase; the protein is MTETRPQSSLSGRTSRRALASVAAAALIAGGALGTTLPSVTPAYAQALPKTPIEAPEHPPGSFAGIVNKVKPGVVSVKVKLDDSAPGEDEDGPGQGRNLQNVPPQLREFFRRFGQNGPGGQPQPQQRQGSRGAVGSGFIISADGYVVTNNHVVDHAKTVQVTLDDGRTLDAKVIGKDAKTDVALLKINEGSNFPYVQFGKTAPQVGDWVVAIGNPFGLGGTVTAGIVSARGRDIGAGPYDDFLQIDAPINKGNSGGPTFNVNGEVVGVNTAIASPSGGSVGLAFAIPAETVQAVVDQLRTDGKVARGYLGVQIQPVTQDIADGLGLDKAKGALVDHAENGTPAAQAGLKAGDVIEKVNGDTVDSARELSRRIAGMKPGAKVELSYLRGGKTDTATVTLGAMPTDGTKVATRDDDSGNGQPRLGLNLAPAADVGLSEQGVAVVQVDPDGPAAAKGIEAGDVILDVGGQSVTRPSDVAAQIRTAESSGRKAVLMRVKSSKGQTRFVAVSLSKKAG
- a CDS encoding type II toxin-antitoxin system VapC family toxin — translated: MIIIDTNIWIDHLAATDPSVTAILTDMSQRVHPFVIGELALGSIRDRERVIATLEDMPPADVAAHDEVMLLIAEHALHGLGIGYVDAHLLASAKLMPGSRIWTRDRRLAAVSERLGVSYRAVQ
- a CDS encoding type II toxin-antitoxin system VapB family antitoxin; this translates as MRTTINLDDDLLAKAQHYTGITEKSELVREALRALVQREASRRMILLGGSDSNAQAGTRRRSEP
- a CDS encoding valine--tRNA ligase, which encodes MMDKTFEPASVEARISAAWADADAFRAGRPERAGAPPYCIVIPPPNVTGSLHMGHALNNTLQDVLCRFERMRGKDVLWQPGTDHAGIATQMVVERRMMERQEPGRREIGRAAFVEKVWAWKAESGGAIVNQLKRLGASCDWSRERFTMDEGLSRAVLKTFVDLHRQGLIYRDKRLVNWDPKFQTAISDLEVQQIETKGHLWHFDYPIVDANGAETGEVITVATTRPETMLGDTGIAVHPEDARYTALVGKQVRLPLVGRLIPIVADTYSDPEKGTGAVKITPAHDFNDFDVGRRCNLGVINILDPEGRMLLDGNAAFLADTSPEPEALALHGLDRARARKEVVALMEARGRLRAVEPNTHAVPHGDRSGVVIEPYLTDQWYVNVKPLAERALQAVRDGQTKFVPENYEKTFFQWLTNIEPWCISRQLWWGHQIPVWYDDAGRIFVAESEAEALALAEAKHGGPVALTRDADVLDTWFSSALWPFSTLGWPDSTPEYARYYPTNALVTGKDILFFWVARMMMMGLHLTDRAPFETVYLHTLVRDASGAKMSKSKGNVVDPLELIDQVGADALRFTLCALAVQGRDIKLSADRVQGYRNFATKLWNAARFAELNGCQLDPAYDPRAITGAINRWALTEAARAVGEVTAALEAYRFNDAAGAAYRFVWNIFCDWYLELAKPVLQGENVDPAVRAETQATVAFLIDQVAKLLHPFMPFLTEELWAIKGAAVPERGLLALAAWPDLAGLADADAEAEVGFVVDLVSQVRSARSETSVPAAAQIPLVMVGASPEVRTRIEAWRDTLLRLARLSEITVSETPPKNAVQLLVRGSVAALPLEGIVDLAGEVARLKKEQGKAQGEIKKVDAKLGNADFVARAPEDIIEENRERREAESARLVKIEEALARLSGG